Genomic window (Salvelinus fontinalis isolate EN_2023a chromosome 3, ASM2944872v1, whole genome shotgun sequence):
TATTGGCACATATTTAAATATTTCCACCATGGTTCATGAACCTCTTTGCAGTGGACAACAGTAAACCAATCTCTGCTCCATGATCCCAGCATAAGGAGGAGAGTGATCCATAAAACTCTTGAATCAAACGTCCAACCTGCTGTTTGTGGAGCTCCCAAGGACAAGAGATATGGTTAGCCAGTTGAACTAAAGGCCACAGTGTGAATGTACAAAAAAAACTACGTCTGATCTTTGCAATTTCTTTGAACTATTTTCCGATATCAGTTGATGTGGTCGACAAGGTCGGACAAAACATAAAGTCCAGGTGTCTCTGTCATCATGAGGACACACGTGACTTTAATTAATGTATCTTCATTTTCTGTCTGTCAGTGACCACTGTATATGTCACTATTGTTATCTTGAGATGAGAATAAAATAAAACTGTCCCACTCTGTAAACCcaatttatggattttttttcTGTGAGTTTCCTTGTATGACTGTTatttattatatacagtaccattcaaaagtttggacacacctactcattcaagggtttttctttattttttactattttctatattgtaaaatgatagtgaagacatcaaactatgaaataatacatatggaatcatgtagtaaccaaaaaagtgttaacttcttatggctggaggcagtattgagtagcttggatgaataaggtgcccagagtaaactgcctgctactcaggcccagaagctaagatatgcatattagtagtagatttggatagaaaacagtctgaaatttctaaaacggtttgaaaaatgtctgtgagtataacagaactcatatggcaggcaaaaacctgagaaaaaatcagaggtttgtaggtttgcctatccaatatacattgtctatggggtcatattgcacttcctaagccttccactagatgtcaacagtctttagaaccttgtttgatgcttctactgtgaaggatgagggaataagagctgattgagtcaggggtctggcagagtgccacgagctcactcaggcgtgcccccgtgagagttagctgcgttccattgcatttcaacagacaaaggaattctccggttgaaacattattgaagatttatgttaaaaacatcctaaggattgattctatacatcgtttgacatgtttctacaaactgtaatggaattttgggatttttcgtctggcctgcccgtcatgaatttggattttggaaataaacgcgcgaacaaaagggagttatttggacataaattatggacaattatcgaacaaaacaaacatttattgtggaactgggattgcTGGGAGTGCAttatgatgaagatcatcaaaggtaagtgaatatttataatgctatttctgacttctgttgactccacaacatggcgggtacctatatggcttgtttttgtgtctgagtgccgtactcagattattgcatggtgtgctttttccgtaaagttttttttaaaatctgacacatcgGTTGCATTATGGataagtttatctaaagttccatataaaacacttgtatcttttatcaatgtttattatgagtatttctgtaaattgatgtggctcacttgcaaaatcaccggatgatTTGGagacaaaacattactgaacataacgcgccaatgtaaactaagatttttggatataaatatgaactttatcgaacaaaacatacatgtattgtgtaacatgaagtcctatgagtgtcatctgatgaagatcatcaaaggttagtgattcatgtTATCtcaatttctgctttttgtgactcctctctttggctggaaaaatggctgtgtttttctctgactaggtactgacctaacataatcagatggtgtgctttcgtcgtaaagcccttttgaaatcggacactgtggtgggattaacaacaaggttatctttaaaatggtgtaaaatacttgtatgtttgaggaattttaattatgaggtttctgttgtttgaatttggcggcctgcactttcactggctattgtcaagtcgatcccgttaaccggatctcagccgtaagaagttaaacaaatcaaaatatattttatcttttagattcttcaaagtagccaccctttgccttgataacagctttgcatgctattggcattctctcaaccagcttcacctggaatgcttttccaacagtcttgaatgaggtcttacatatgctgagcacttgttggctgtttttccttcactctgtggtccaactcatcccaaaccatctcaattgggttgaggtcgggtgattgtggaggccaggtcatctgatgcagctctccatcactccccttcttggtcaaatagcccttacacagtctggaggtgtgttttgggtcattgtcctgttgaaaaacaaatgacactcCCACTAAgcgtgaaggcctgattcacgcagtatcctctgaacagttgatgttgagatgtgtctgttacttgaactctgtgaagcatttatttgggctgcattttctgaggctggtaactctaatgaacgtatcctctgcagcagaggcaactctggTTCTTTCTTTCCTgttgtggtcctcatgagagccaggttcatcatagcgcttgatggtttttgcgactgcacttgaagaaattgtCAAAATTCTTTACATTTTCAGTattgactggccttcatgtcttaaaataatgatgaactgtcatttctcttttcttatttgagctgttcttgccatgatatggacttggtcttttaccaaatagggatatcttctatataccacccataccttgtcacaacacaactgatttggaaagaaattccacaaattaacttttaacaaggcacacctgttaattgaaatgcattcgaggtgactacctcatgaagctggttgagagaatgccaagagtgtggaaaactgtcatcaaggcaaagggtggctactttgaagaatctcaaatataaaatatattttgatttgtatatatatatatatatatataatatagacacttttttggttaccacatgatttgatatgtgttatttcatagttttgatgtcttcactattattttacaatgtagaaaatagtcaaaataaagaaaaacccttgaatgagtcagtttgtccaaacttttgaccgataCTGTGTTTGCTACATAATGAAACTATTGGTCACTATTTTTGGAGTGCGGACTGTCTACAAATGAATCTGGAGTTTCATTGTTGGAATGGATTTTCCATGGTAAGTAGAGTTCAACACAGATGAGAACACTTCCTTATTTGTCCAGATCATTATGTGTTGCACAGACGAGAACAGTTATTTCACTGCATAATAGATGTAATTCCCAAGTAGACCCAACAAGAGGCGGTATAGGACCAGGTTTCAGATGGAAAGGGGTGTCTTTCTGGgggagggaaaggggatacctagtcagttgcacaactgcattcaaccgaaatctgtcttccgcatttaacccaacccctctgaatcagagcggcTTGGGAAAAGTAATAATATGGGTGGACCTTTCTCTTCTCATCCttgaactttttttttttgttgtctctctccctctctctttctctctccctctctcatattcACATGCATAATAGACTCGGTGTAACTCGGGAAAGAGTTAAACTCATTAAGTAGTGTTGATGGGTCCAGCCTGTTTGGCAGTGGAAACGAGCAAGAGAATGAAGGGACAACCAGATTACAAATGTCCGACACAGATGGGTGCTGATGAGACGCCTTGCATTTAGCAAAGAAAACAACTCACTTGTACAGAAAGTTCACCATTTCATCTACAACAGTCTTATCTCAAAAGACCTGCTAGTTGGACTGTCTTTCAATAGATGTTGGTTTTCTGGGGCCTGCCTGACTATGTAAAGCTGTGAACCAGTAAATAGAGCCAGTGAAAGCACTGTTTAAACTGGGATAGAAAGGTGATGTGATGTCTTTAGAGCTTATTAATGTTTCCCATGTTCTCTTTAAAACCAAAGCCAAACACCCTCACAGAGGAAGTGTCCTGTGGTGGTCTGTCACTGGTACCAGTCCTGATTGAAAAACAACCCCAGTCACTCACATAGTCCCCCCCCTGCTGTCCCGACTCCGGTCCGGTTCCACCCCCAGCAGTGACAATCACAGGACAGTGACAGAGCGGACTGAGCCGGTTCTGTGTTCTGCTGACAAAAGGGACACATGGAGACTGAGAGTTCCAGAACCTCTGCCCTCTCTGGGAACTGGGCCCAGGGTTCTCTGCAGGGTTCTAGCCTATGGACCTGCGGAGCGCTGGACCCACAAAAACTGGTTCTGTTTGCATTCTTCAATGTTCCAGAGCTGGCTGCTAGGCAGTAGCCGTGACAACGTGTAGATTGTGGTGTGATCAGAGCCTGCTGAGCAAGGAGGGAACAAGACAAACAGAGGGCCTTAACACTGTCAGTACACACATGGGGAGGCtgagaacacacacccacacacacacacatatttttcTCGCACTTCTCTATTTTCTCCCATCCTTTCTCACCGTCAATGAATAAATGGACATAAATTCCCAAAATGCATTCGCATATGTGTACGACTGTGAATGAATGGACATAAATTCCCAAAATGCATTCGCATTTGTGTACGACTGTGAATGAATGGACATGGGCATCTGTATATAACTATGAATAAGATTTGCTTGTGTGCACCAACAAAGATGCCTCTTTAATTTCATAGACAGCTTGTGTCACTGAACTTGTCTCAATCACAAGCTATCCCTTCACGGCTGAGAAGGAGCTTTACTGCGATACAGTGGGGATCTGTGGCCTTTCTAAACACAGATGGTGCATTTTAGACACTGGCTGCCTCTCAATGGTCAAAAACCGTTTCCCTCTCCTAATCTCCTTTCCTTAATCTGCACTGACGAGAACGAGCTGGACAGGTGAATGTACATTCACAGTTGGCACCCCACCATACTGCTTTCACCTGTCCTGTCCCATTAGACCATTCCCTTTTCAAAAGTCTGCACTGAAACCATGCTCTTCTTTCATTCCCTTGCTAATGTGAAAGCACTGATTAGATGAAAGCTTTATGGTGGATTCTCTACTCTGACCTATTGGAGAGCTAGGAGAAACCATCTCCATATTGTTGTCCACTCAAGTGCTTCCCAAGCTGTTTCTCACCAAGACTGGTTCCTAACTGGCTAGAACCTGTTCACTTGGTGTGTCACCAAAACACTCCAACCGTGTTATGTGGGTCACAGTTTCAATAAGTTGTGTCAACTGTGCCCTCCTCTTCCTGGCTTTCATTGCTGCGCTTTGTCACCTTAACCTACTTCAAGAGTCACTTCAGCCCCACCTCGCTTCATCTCGGATGCAGATCAGGTTTGAAAACCTTGTCTGATGAGAAAAGTAAGCAGTCTGAGAGAGCGATAAGGCCTCTCATTTTAATGAACCTTCCCATTATGCAGCCTCAGACACTCAATGGTGGCTTGGTAGACAGAGGAGAATTTCATGCGCAGCAAAAAACGGAACGTCTGGCCCGAACAAACAAGAGACCAGACCAGAAAAGGCCCCTCGTCCGTCGTCATGGGAACCACAGGGGAACTGAAGGGTTTGGGAAAGGGCCGGTTGTTTTGGTCGCCTAGTGCCCCCTTTTTCCCtcattcttccctctctcctctcgtctccctctCTTGGTTCTGTTTGGTGACTGCGAGGGGGACTTCAATGTGACGGTAGCTTGGCAACTCCCCCGGCGGTTGGACATTGATATGCAGTgaggggactgggactggggagaGGGCTGAGGAACAATGCTCTCCTTATGAGAGTCCCCCCCCCTCTCAGGCCCAGGCAGAACTAAGTGGGAGGACAAATATTTCAGCTCAGGGAGCCGAGACGCAACACATAAGACAGGGTCGACCAGCCGAAGGATCCTCACCGTCAATGTCCTCTGtgctgttagtgtgtgtgtgagagggatgatggatgtgtatatgtgtctgtgacagagaatgtgtgtgtgtacttgtgtgtgtatgcgtccgtgtgtgtgcatgtatgtgcgtgcatgtgtggttgtgtgtgtgtgtgggcagacgTGGTGGTCTCTTTAAATTGACAGTGACTTGTTCATGCTCTGATAGATGCATGCTTCCCTCAGCCATGATTTATTTGCCAGTAAAAACAAGACCACAGACACTGTCTCACTATTTATTGAGCACAGAATAAAAAACATACAAAACACCCGCTACGAAATACTACCTCAGATAAACTATGTTAGATTCAAATCAGACATAATTGCAGTAAATTCACAATATAAGAGAATATATACTAACTCCAAAGAAAAACAATGGATTTATTGATATTTTTTTACTACATTCATATGATTTGACTGATCTCTTTTTGAGGAGTGAAAGTTTTCCAGATTGTACACATATGTAAACTGAAATACACTGAAACATGTACACTAAAATATTGTTCATTGGGTCCTGCAATCTGAGCAGGTCGAAATTCCAGTATTGTGTCACATGACAGCAAACCACAATAGATATCAGCATTGTATCAGTCAGATTGTACTCTACACAGATTCACCATTTTGATAGGGATTGGTTAGGTTCTATCTCgacatacagtatatcaataTATTGACACAGGAGCCATTGTGTAGACTAGCGGTTACACTAATCgcttttaataataataataatagtgttTATCTGTAGAATAGACGTGGTGTAAAATCTGGGCACGGTGTCAACAAAGCGTCTcatgagtaggagtgctgataaaGGATCTGTCTATATAATAATATTCAAGTTTGAtccaaaaggcaaaactgatcctagatcagcattcctagACTGAGACGCTTGGTGGATACGGGCCCTGAGCAATGTTCGTAGCTCTGCAGAAGATGCTCAGCAGCATTGTTTTTGACGGGCAAAATGATGAGAAAACCCTGAGCAACACAACAAACAATACTGGAACAATTCTTAACACACCAGACCGTTGATTTGCACCCACTGTCACATTGCTCTGGAGAGATCCTAGACGACTACACTGTACTGGTTGTTAGTTACTTAGCTAATGACAAGGTCAATGAATATTTACACCACATGTAAACAGTCTGTCACCAGCAGTAGTGGGTGTTATGACTGGCGTTTGACGGGTACCATTCTACCACATTCCTTCCCTTGTCGATCACTGTGAGATGGGGTGCAGGGGGTTAGAAGTAGGTTAGAGAGGGAACATGTACCCcacagacacagtcagaggaTCCCTCAAAGGCTCTTTCTGTTGTTAATCTCCACTAATAAAGACTcaggaagtaaaaaaaaaaatacaccaAGAATCCAGACCATTATTCACAGCTAAGATAATTGTTTCCTTTTTTTTGTAAGGATAATGGAACTTCTTTGTTGGTGTTCTTTTTATTATAAGAGAGTATAGAAATGAGTAAAAAAAAAGTTGAGAAAAGTTTATGGCAGTTGATTCAGCTCTCTTCTAGCTTTCAGCTCCACCACTACAATTGATATGTTGTCTCGTGTCATAATGGTTAAGTTATCTTCATAACTTATCTCACGGCTGGGAGGGATTGAAGACAACCAAAGCCCATCAAGTAGTCATAAGCACAAATTATCTCAAAAACAATGACCTTAAACTCATAAAAAGTGGGCTTTAAGCAGGAAGTCGCCCCCTATGCATGATGATGTCAACAGTGCCGACCTTTCTTCTCAATAGTCTTCTTGgtaaaataaaggtcaaataagtCACTCTCTAAAGACCCAGCATCATAGAGATCCTTTATCTTCATTCAGTTCAATGCCCAGCACAGCCACCGTGGGCCGAGAGAGGTTGGGGTAAGAGAGCTGGAGGTCTGGAGGTCTAAGGGTAGCTTGGTCACTTTGTGCTCCAATGAAGTGACTCCTGGCTAGTCAGGGAGAGGACCTCAGCAGGGTGTTCCAATGACAATGAGAGAGGAGCTGTCTTTGGCCTTGTCATAGAAGATGGCTGGTGTGGTCCCAGACACAATCGTCAGCTTCTCCTCCTTGGTGGAGGACGGAGAGAGTGATgacggagaggagagggaggtggaggccGCTGTGGCGGTAGTCGAGGAAGACAATGATGAAGAGGCTCCGTCTGGTAGACACTCctcacagcagcaacaacaacagtccATGAAGGCCTGGCCCAGTGaacgacacagacacaggaacaacaccGGTGTCACCGAGCAACGGACAAACAACAGGAACTGGCCAATCAGAGCCAGCAGGGCCTCAGTTGTCGTGGAGACGGGGTTGGCGATGTAGGCCAGGGCGATATTACAGACATTCTCGGGGAGGTTGCACACGGCGTAAACGATGGCCAAAGCCACGACCGTAGAACTCAACCTACGCTCTctcttcagctgctgctgcttcttaGGAGCGGAGGAGGATGACGATgatgaggagatggaggaggaggaagggggtacTCTCTTTCCTCCTACTACTGTGGTTGTCCCCTGTTTCCTCCGTGCCTCTTCAGCGACAACGTGTCTCGTCACCAGCTGACAGGCGAGGGTGAAGAGGAGCGGCAGACAGAAGTAGCAGCCGAAGCACCACCACATGCGGGCCTCGTGGTAGGTCAGCACCAGCGAGTAGACCGACTCAGGAAGGCTGAGGGAGGGCCTCCGGATACACAGGTCCACCACGAAGCCCCCTGGCTGGACGGAGACCTCCTGGGTGAGCTGCCACAGCAGCAGCTCTGGAGCAGCCAGGACCATGGAGCCGATCCAGACCACAGACAGCTTGGCCAGGATGGACTGGCAGGGCTCCACCCGCGGGGCCTGGGGCTGTGGGCTGGTCGCTGCGTGGAACCGGTCGATGGTCAATGCACACAGGCTGAACGTGGCTACTCCCAGGGAGGTCACCTGGAAGGAGAGGGGTaggagaaggacagagggagaagtaAGGAAGAAGATGgcggagagatgtagagagggaagCGAAACAGGCAGAGAAAGtgaagatgggagagaggggtgagggcaaagaaggagaggagagaagaggacagtggaaaggagagggagagtgaatgGGATAGATGGAGTGACACTGGTTTCAATACAAGATGTTCATTTGGCAGGTCTTGATGCCGATTCTGAGGCTTCTCGAACTCGCCAAAGAAAAAACTGGGGGAAGCACTACCGCCTCGAATAGATGCCCCAGGAATATGCAAATGTCCTAAGCTTGGTTAAAAAGAGCATATAGACTAACATTAGAGCGTCCTGTCTGACCCAGATCCCCCCTCCTCGATAGAGCTCCTAACAACCTAAATTAGTTAAGCACACCCTGCCAAACTATTAACGTGGGGCACTTGTTAGCATAACAATGGGCTAACTACCATAACACAGAGGGGTCTGGCAGACTGGGGCGGTCTGAAGACAGCTATATACACGGGCAGTGGTGCACATAGTGTAATTACAactataaaacacacacattataGTGATTTAGTATAGTTTGTGTTTGAAATATATAAATACCCAGACAAGTAGAACAGCCAGAACTGGGCTAGCACCATCAAACCTGCAAGTGGACTATTTCAGCCCTGATGGCAGATGCCCCATTGCACTAACACAGGGAGTATTCCTACTCATAAATATGTGAATAGTAGCCTATCAcccatatatataaata
Coding sequences:
- the gpr37l1a gene encoding G-protein coupled receptor 37-like 1 isoform X2, which produces MTPLFALFILFLRAAEPRHVGSGYTALRTQDRDGSARVLTTGNGESDTAVNQNQIGGGYIESLLQEPDANPKRIPRGANDGSSRKRDQQSPHSYRHPRPYDPDGYFTTPKNAHLANSTPDRDFKGSVLLHNPLYPVTSLGVATFSLCALTIDRFHAATSPQPQAPRVEPCQSILAKLSVVWIGSMVLAAPELLLWQLTQEVSVQPGGFVVDLCIRRPSLSLPESVYSLVLTYHEARMWWCFGCYFCLPLLFTLACQLVTRHVVAEEARRKQGTTTVVGGKRVPPSSSSISSSSSSSSAPKKQQQLKRERRLSSTVVALAIVYAVCNLPENVCNIALAYIANPVSTTTEALLALIGQFLLFVRCSVTPVLFLCLCRSLGQAFMDCCCCCCEECLPDGASSSLSSSTTATAASTSLSSPSSLSPSSTKEEKLTIVSGTTPAIFYDKAKDSSSLIVIGTPC
- the gpr37l1a gene encoding G-protein coupled receptor 37-like 1 isoform X1 → MTPLFALFILFLRAAEPRHVGSGYTALRTQDRDGSARVLTTGNGESDTAVNQNQIGGGYIESLLQEPDANPKRIPRGANDGSSRKRDQQSPHSYRHPRPYDPDGYFTTPKNAHLANSTPDRDFKGSVLLHNPLYPVTDSSYRAYAVMLLALILFSMGIVGNLALMCIVWHNYYLKSAWNCILASLAFWDFLVLFFCMPVVVFNELTKRRLLGDLSCRIVPYMEVTSLGVATFSLCALTIDRFHAATSPQPQAPRVEPCQSILAKLSVVWIGSMVLAAPELLLWQLTQEVSVQPGGFVVDLCIRRPSLSLPESVYSLVLTYHEARMWWCFGCYFCLPLLFTLACQLVTRHVVAEEARRKQGTTTVVGGKRVPPSSSSISSSSSSSSAPKKQQQLKRERRLSSTVVALAIVYAVCNLPENVCNIALAYIANPVSTTTEALLALIGQFLLFVRCSVTPVLFLCLCRSLGQAFMDCCCCCCEECLPDGASSSLSSSTTATAASTSLSSPSSLSPSSTKEEKLTIVSGTTPAIFYDKAKDSSSLIVIGTPC